A single Hyperolius riggenbachi isolate aHypRig1 chromosome 12, aHypRig1.pri, whole genome shotgun sequence DNA region contains:
- the ANAPC11 gene encoding anaphase-promoting complex subunit 11 isoform X1 → MILFYFLSSADNMKVHIKCWHGVASWSWVANDDNCGICRMAFNGCCPDCKIPGDDCPLVWGHCSHCFHMHCILKWLNSQQVQQHCPMCRQEWKFKE, encoded by the exons ATGATCCTATTTTACTTTCTTTCTAGCGCTGATAACATGAAGGTCCACATAAAGTGCTGGCATGGGGTGGCTTCCTGGTCCTGGGTGGCCAATGATGACAATTGTGGCATCTGTCGTATGGCTTTCAATGGCTGCTGTCCTGATT gTAAGATTCCAGGAGATGACTGCCCGCTGGTTTGGGGCCATTGCTCTCACTGCTTCCACATGCACTGCATCCTCAAGTGGCTGAACTCCCAGCAGGTGCAGCAGCACTGCCCCATGTGCCGGCAGGAGTGGAAGTTCAAGGAGTAG
- the ANAPC11 gene encoding anaphase-promoting complex subunit 11 isoform X2, translating into MKVHIKCWHGVASWSWVANDDNCGICRMAFNGCCPDCKIPGDDCPLVWGHCSHCFHMHCILKWLNSQQVQQHCPMCRQEWKFKE; encoded by the exons ATGAAGGTCCACATAAAGTGCTGGCATGGGGTGGCTTCCTGGTCCTGGGTGGCCAATGATGACAATTGTGGCATCTGTCGTATGGCTTTCAATGGCTGCTGTCCTGATT gTAAGATTCCAGGAGATGACTGCCCGCTGGTTTGGGGCCATTGCTCTCACTGCTTCCACATGCACTGCATCCTCAAGTGGCTGAACTCCCAGCAGGTGCAGCAGCACTGCCCCATGTGCCGGCAGGAGTGGAAGTTCAAGGAGTAG